The following nucleotide sequence is from Paroedura picta isolate Pp20150507F chromosome 1, Ppicta_v3.0, whole genome shotgun sequence.
CTGTGAATAGACAGCTAATAAAGACAAACATGTTTTTATTCTATCATAAACTTTCATAGACTATCACTCAGTTTGTCAGATGCAGTCTGATGTCAGGGTCTggttcatgaaagcttatccttGTTAGTAAGGTATCTCCAAAATTCAGGTTTAATTTTGTCAACTGAATTTCATAGCCCTTTGTGGTGGCTTCTCTGGAATACCAGGATAGTATATTTTGAAGTGGTTGATACTATAACGGAGCAAACAATATAACAGCTGTGTGTATGAAACCTATCAACAGTAAGGGTCTTAAGCATGCTTACCTCTAGTAGGCATTAGAAATGGTCACAAATTAATCCACAAGCCAAAATATGGCATGAACTTGGCCCAGTTCAGAGTGTCCCAACCAGTGTTTGGGGAAGTGCATGGACTTTTGTCTGATTTGATTTGAGGCATTTACTAGCTGAGCAATGCAAGTGTGGATCTGACCTGTTaggattaaatggctgctagccatttcaccagtcagttTCCCTTCCTGAGCTTCAAAGTGGCGGGGGAGGAGGGGACACAAAACCGACCAGTAAAACCTAAAAGTTGGGTTAGtctacccatcagctgttagatttaaatggctgtaagCTATTAAATCCATCAGTTTAGCTCTTTCAACTTGTAAACAAGGGGAAGCAAAACACATTTACCCTCACTGTGGGATCCAAACTAATCACTTTGGGGCATTTTTGGCTTAGTTTGAGGTTCAGTTCAAGGGCTGCCCAAGGTTTCTGCCCATCATTAGTACGCATATAACCTTATTGAGCTACAACAACATTTCTTACCCAGGCTCTTTCCCATAAGGAATAGGTGTTTTTTTCTGTGCTGGTCCAGTAGAAGATTCCACAGCACATCCTTAAAAATAACCACCAGAAATACTTTTATGAACACATCTTCAAAAATACAGTCTAGGCATGGTCCTTTAGAAGTAAAACAAGCTACACTCGGTGAGGGCAAGGTCTGAGATCTATGCCATGAACATTGAAAATGCTACAGTTTTGTATATAACAGATTAACAGTTGATGCAAAAATATTCAGGAAGCAGCAGTGGTAACTAGAATCTCAACTCTTGAGAAGCATAGTGGAACTTCTTTCTACTATGTCGGTTAATATGTTCTGGTCCTGACCTGTTTCAAGTTGGTTTGGACTGGTGCCCTCTTGTGGCCTGTTTTGGAGCAGAGTTCCCACAGCACTTGTTAAAGTTGGTTCTTTTTTGGAAGTTGTTTGTTTTCCCtgaagagagaaaaacaaaaagcattCTAAAAGAAAGGTAGACAACCCCTGGTACTCTAGGGCACTTTCCTGGGCACCCAGGCAACTAAAGTGAGCCTTTGTGGGGCTGGCATTGGTGCTGCATGGAGGAAAAAACAATGGGCATAACTtcccaaatatttttcaggtctgCAAAACCACTAGGCAAACCCTATGCAAATCCCTGAGGCAGTAGCAGCCCTGGTGACATTGAGTTCCCTCCCAGGGCATTTGGTCAAATATACCCCGCTCCTCCCTTATCTCCTGTGTCTTCCAAGCCCATCAACAATCTTCATTGGTAACTgttgggttttgctgctgttgatTTTGGGATTTATCTACAGTTGAAATAGGAAACCTTTTGTGACAAAGGACATTTTCCTGCATTTCTCTCCAAGCAGGCCAAAAAGGTAACTTTGTTTTACTCTCAAAATAGCAGCATGAGGTTAGTGTCTTTTTCAGGGGCACCCACTTAAAGCTTCATTCCTGAACTGGTGTTTTAACTCTGTTTTGTATAATCTTACCATACTAGTTTTCAGATCCCTTGGCTCAAGTTCTAGGTAGCTTTACTAAAACTTCTCTCTCAGCATTGCCATTGGTCCAGGGAGTGGAAGCCATCATAGACAGAGACTACTGGAGTTTGCCCCTGGACACCTGGAACATATATTGTTTTATCAAAGCCTAGCTCACTTTCTCTAGAAAGTGTGCTTTGTGTTATGTTCCAGTGCTAAGGTATAATACAGAGCATatgctttgggggaaaatatgtCCTAGTACTGAGatcctctgacctggatggcccaggctagcccaacctcagTGAATtgcagaaattaagcagggttaGTCCTGCTTAGAAGTTGGATAGAAGACCACTAAAGAATACCATGGTCACTACATAGAGGTACGCAGTGGCACACCAATgctgaagtctcttgccttgaaaaccctacagcaggggtagtcaacctgtggtcctccagatgttcatggactacaattcccatgagcccctgccagcaaacatctggaggaccacaggttgactatcccatgagcccctgccagcaaacatctggaggaccacaggttgactatcccatgagcccctgccagcaaacatctggaagaccacaggttgactacccctgccctacagggtctccATAAATTGGTTAGGATTTGATGACAATTTCCACCACTGGGATGGATCCCACTGCTCCATTCTGGTAATaggggagctgtaggggcattCCCCTCAAGCTCTTTTCTCTGGTTTATATTGATCATTCTTTTCTATAGGTCATTGCAGATAAAAAATGACCTTTGGAAATTGCTTCTGCATTTAATGAATGCTGGGAGGGTAGGTATTACATGTTTCATGGACTAAAGTTTAAAATTCTACAGACAAGGAACTTTAAGACAAAGATAAAGGTCAGTACTTACAATTCAAGGGAATGAAGTAGCAAAAATAATTATTTGGAAGGAAAGTATTGTACTTTCAACACTTAATTGCTGGGCAAAATATATTTACCTTTTTGAAGCTGAATATACCCATGAATGAAAGTGAAATTCCTATGATATGTAATGTTCCTGGAATCAGATAAAAAGTCCATATTACTTACAGGGCCCTGTTTGGCTCCTTTCTGGCCTGGTGCAAAGGCACGCCTGGCTGCTTGTTCTTTGCAGAAATTGATGTGCCTTTCTGCTGCAGTCTCATTAAACCTTCTCATGCAGTAAGGGCACTGAATATAATCTGGATGTAACAAGGGAACAGAGGTTATTAAACAAGCAATTCATGTGATACTTGGGAGATGCTACCAGTGTTGTTGTAAACTAGCATATCTATTTTGTTGAGTACAGTATAGACATTTGTTGCCAAGCATCCTTAGCACAGGCTAATACTTGGAAGAATAATGTAAATTTTCAACTCTTACGTGTATATAAACAAATGTGCAAAAACTCAGCAAGGAATCAAAAGTTAACTAATATGCAAGGTAGACattatgttttaaattatgtatGTTAATCATACAAAGTGTTCTTATAATGACCTCTTCTCATTTCAGATGGACAAAATGGAAATTGTAGGCTGTTGTTAAAACTTATCCCTGGGTGCTCTTTGGGTGCATCTGATACTTTTTAGTGGTTTCATTTAAGAAGCTGCTTCCAGCCCTCTGAATTGCTATTTAAAATCCATTGACTTAAAATATCTAAtttcacaatataaaatacagtGTGTGCAGCAGCACTAGATTACATTTAAACTTCACTTGTACTTAATCCTCACTTCTTTTTAAGTTTGGAGGATATTTAATAAGCAGTTGGAAAATATTGGTACTATATTCAATCCATAACTATCTGTGATACTGAAGTAGGGCCAGATTAAAAAATCAAGTTCTGCACTTGGAATAAAAATAATTGGCATAAATATGCGACATTTGTGTGATGGTTTGAGTCTAAGTCTCCCTACTCCTatgctgaatctgcacagagcttttattccaatcccaggttgattcagtccctgccgtctacactgaatgtgatttccattttgattttgggcaatttaaatttttcatctgcaacaagcatgattgatccggagtgaccctacctgccccccgtgatatcctggagtggatataacccttgatatttgaaaaatctgcatgagtaaaggtgcagctctctgcattTCCTGAagtaacttgctgccttgagcctccaaccctgtagaaaagctctgattggccagggcatcagttgtTCCTTGTTTccatgttgcaaggcttcccttatcTTCTATCGGCAGAGATTATcgcttggatttattccccctctgctgtctccaatcccccccccccccggtttaagaaaagaaagaggctcctgctgcactccccccccccctctgagcttccctaatcacttgcggaacacttttctttttcaattggggagggggtagaggaagacccgagttcaaatctatttgaattcagcaggatcctcaacggaataaacaaagtaagtgcagaaatcAGCCCTAGTCTGATGCTTTAGCTGCTATACCACTCTGGCATAGTCTAAGGGCAAGTAGATTACCAGGATTGATggtgggaggtggtggtggcggcaaaGGCCGTCCTTCTTTCATGGCTATAGTGGCAAGCTTGGCAGCTCTGATAGTAGTGATGAAGTTCTCATGCTGTTGTCTCCAATTAGATTTTTTCCCTTGGTTCTGAAAAGGAAACATATAAATTATACTAAATGTAGTATATCAACTAAGGCAACTGTACtacattatgggggggggagcaaatcaAGAGGTATTAAATGATATTAAGCAAGGACCAAGATCACATTTTTCTATCCTGTCCTTTCTCTAGGAATCAAGGGCTCCAGGGATGCTTCTTTCTCTGTTGATTCCAAATCAGGATGTTAATGCAGactaccccacacacacattttttttcttccattctctTCTTAAGCATAAAATTCCAGTGGCCCTTCCCTCAATTTTTTCATAAAAAGAAGAATCTCTTAAGGTCAGCAGCTTCCAAAATACCCATCTTTGTAGTTCATATGGTAGATGAACTACATTACAATTTCTTCCATGATAGTATTATACTTGGATGTGCGCTGAAGAAATAATTGTTAGAGTCCATGTCCAGCAAATCTGCTGTttttacgtgtgtgtgtgtgtgtgtgtgtaatgctgtcaagtcatttccaaactatggtgaccctatgaattaatgaccttcaaaatgtCTTGTtgctaacagccttgctcaggtcttgcaaactgaaaactgtggcttccttgattgagtcaatccatctcatattggGTTTTCATTTTTTCCTGATGATGCAGAGATGATAGAGGGCTCAAGAATGAGTATAGTTGTGATAATGTAATGGGTAAGGCAGAAAAATGTATTCCAGGACATAGTTTGTATAAGAATTATGGTTTTCAGAAAGTGAAATAAAGGAAGATGAAATAAATTGTGGTATACAACTTATGCTGTGGTATCACTCAAAGCATAAGGAACAGCCTGGCATCAAATCTGAAAGTTAGCTGATATGGGCTGGTATGCAGCACCAGTGAGAAAGTGCCAAAGTGGTACTTCCTATCCTCTGATTCAAACCCTCTGAGACCATATTGGTAAGAGGTTGTTTCACTCCTCTATGGTAAAAAGCACTATAACAAGCAGAAGCACTGATGATCTGAATTCACAGTTGCTTTATTCTAGTTAGTATCATCTATAATGACTAATAGCCAAATTAACCAATCTGTAGATACTAAAATTTGGTGAtgagctgtgaatgggcaagacagaactttctacaaacctgccaaaaggccccaggtttgcagaaaaatgtaaaatataaaaaaaacccaaaaaccatAGGAGTGAGGTTAGAAAacacaaaaatgataaaaggagtacATGTAGCTTTAGCAAAAAGATTCCCTCAGTGACTTGCTAGGCAACAACAAGCATTTTGGATCTGTCAGTAAAAGGTAGGAGAGGGAGAGAGTACGTCCTTTCCAAGGTGGTTCTGGCCCTTGAGGAAGgcctggttagggttgccagatccacacTGGGAAATTTCTAGAGGCTTTGGAGTGAAGTCAGAGGAAGGAAGAATTTATTTACTGAtatgatttttataccatcctcccagtAAGCCAACTCAAAgtggtggttgttgttaggtgcgaagtcgcgtacgacccatcgcgaccccatggacaatgatcctccaggccttcctgtcctctaccattccacggagtcaaTTTAAGCTAgtatcaactgcttcagtgactctatccagccacctcattctctgtcatccccttcttcttttgccctcaatcgctcccagcattagactcttctccagggagtccttccttctcatgaggtggccaaagtatttgagtttcatcttcaggatctggccttctaaggagcagtcagggctgatctctaggattgaccggtttgttcgccttgcagtccaagggacgcgcaagagtcttctccagcaccagagttcaaaagcctcaattctttgacgatcggccttccttatggtccaactttcacagccatatattgcaactgggaataccatagccttgactaaacacacttttgttggcagggtgatgtctctgctttttaggatgctgtctagatttgccatagctttcctccccaggagcaagcgtcttttaatttctttgctgcagtccccatctgtagtaatcttggagcccaggaaaataaaatctgtcactatctccttttcttccccatcgatttgccacaaactgagagggccggatgccatgatctttgttttcttgatgttgagtttcaagccaacttttgcactctcctccttcacccgcatcaacaggctctttagttcctcttcgctttctgctattagagtggtatctgcgtatctgaggttgttgatatttctccctgcaatcttgatcccaatttgtgactcctctaatcccgcctttctcatgatgtgctccacatacaagttaaataggcaaggtgacagtatacagccttgccaaactcctttctcaactttgaacctatcagtgattccatgttcagttctcaatgttgcttcttgacctgcatataagtttctcaagagacaaataagatgctctggtattcccatctctttaagaacttgccacaaatagttgtgctccacacaatcaaaggctttagcatagtcaatgaagcagaagtagatgttcttctggcactccctagctttctccatgatccagcacatgctggcaatttgatctctagttcctctgcctcttcgaaatcctgcctgtacttctggaagttctcggtccacatattgctggagcctaggttgtaggattttgagcataactttgctagcatgagaaatgagtgcaatggtgcggtagtttgaactcAAAGTGGTACACAGTATCATATATGATATACAATagattaaatttttaaattaaaattaagaatAACATTCAATTTAAATACCAATTTACAATATCAGCATCAGTTGCTCAAtttatttgggaaggggagggtcatCACCTGGATATAAaatcatggagtccaccctccaacttggccattttctccagggggacagatgaATATTGTCTGGAAATTAGTTGTGAACTACACCCCTGAACCAGCCAATTTGGGCTCgttcattttgcttccctctgcttAGAAGGGGGGTGAGAAGTGAAATGAATAATTGAAAACAGCCATTTAACCATAACAGCTTGAAGGTCTGTTCATCAaccatttaaaccagtggtccccaacctgcgggctgcggcccggtgctgggccgcgaaggccattgcgccgggccgcggctccctctccccgcccccccgtagtaaaaaacttcccaggccgcaagcttgcggcctgggaagcttcttactgcgggagggcgaggagagggaatcagggccgggccgggccgcgcatggcgcattcgcgcatgcgcggcccatgcGGGCGTggtccgcaggcgcggcccgatgccctgccggtccccagcctcagaaaggttggggaccactgatttaaaccatccatttcaatctctcacacacacactttgaagcTGTTGTTTGGGATTGCCAATAATTCCAGAATATATCTGGGATTAGAGGGTgctgttgttttttcttcctaAAAAATCCTGGACACAtttgggatgctgaaatataccccccaaatactgataaggtatttttttgAGTGTATTTCTGGTTTGGGTAGACTCAAATGCACACCCCAAACTGTgaaatggggaaaggagaggagaataatgtaaactgctttggtccccactgtgaACAAAGGTAGTAAATAATATAGCTGAACATTGGAAACAGGCAAAAGGTAAGTTGGTGAATGGCTTAGATGAGAATGAGACAGGGAGGATACGGGGATtgacaggaggagggaaagaggaaatagtgtggtgAGGGAgatagaaaggaaagttttatgcTTCCCCACAAGTCATTGAGGGTTCCCCACCATGCAAGTGAGCCTGGCTCAGTGGCCAGCAATACACAAACTGCAATACAGCAATATACAATTCCTAGGTAGAGGCTGTTGGGGGAACTTGAAGAAAGAGGGTCAGATAAATGTGGGCTGGCTGTTGAGTGGTaagagaagaagaaagcaggaaaagaataGGGAACTTTCAGGATAGGGAAAATAGGAGGGGTTGGGGAAGTGACATGCCTCTCACAAGTCCTTGCGGATTCCCAAGCTGACAAGCATCATTACTAGAATAGATACAAAAAAGGGCATTGCTccatcccttcctctttctgGCAAAACACCAGTATGCCTGACAGTGGCAACAAGTTTAATAATACTGGAAATACAAGAGCTTCATGTGGCTTGTACCCCCTGAGGTGAGAGTAACAGAAAGGTTGGTAGAAAATTACCTTATATGGGGCAGAAAGCAAGATGGAAAAACATGGAGAGATAATAAAAAGTGGATCCTtctgaagcaaagcaaagcaacctTAAAGTTTCTAATACATTTTAAGTGCCCCCCATCCCAAAGTGAACCTAGGAGCTAATCTGTAAGGACTAGCAGCTAAGATTTGCTGCAGTAGTTAATTAAATAGAGAacgaaatgctttaaaaatagttCTACGTTAAAAGCTGCCATATTTACCATTACCTTGCTTGCATAGAAGTAGTTTAAAGGTGAGTAGGCACAAACAGTAGGCAATGGCCGATTCTTCAAGATGCTTTACACAAAGCCTGCATATCAAATACGTGCATCACGTCTATATAGTGGCCCATCAACTCACATGGAATTTCCTTTTTAGTTTTCTATTTGTGACtgcaaaaatgtgtgtgtgtgtatgtgtgagagagagacagaaacagaagcAGGGTTGTTGCGAAGCACCTGGCAGGCCACAATGAGCTACGGAATGTTTGTTTAAATACTTATTTCAGTTGCAAATCACAAATGTCATTGTCATCCAGGTGAACTAAGTAAAAGCCAATTGCTTCTATAAAAAGTGCCCAGAGCAACTATCTCTGAAACGGTCCATCTCCCCAATATCATCCCTTAGTCAGTGCAGATATTTTGAAGATCAAAAATTACAAATAATGTCCCATCAGGCAAAGAAGGGAAACCATGTCCAAAAAGGTACTAACCT
It contains:
- the ZC2HC1B gene encoding zinc finger C2HC domain-containing protein 1B isoform X2 yields the protein MSQVPGNRASNTGFNSQNLVPCDTCGRHFVQDALLRHEPICRKVFNKKRKPFNSLQQRQQGTEIPTVKRKPPPKNQGKKSNWRQQHENFITTIRAAKLATIAMKEGRPLPPPPPPTINPDYIQCPYCMRRFNETAAERHINFCKEQAARRAFAPGQKGAKQGPGKQTTSKKEPTLTSAVGTLLQNRPQEGTSPNQLETGCAVESSTGPAQKKTPIPYGKEPGVPAQGRK
- the ZC2HC1B gene encoding zinc finger C2HC domain-containing protein 1B isoform X1 — protein: MSQVPGNRASNTGFNSQNLVPCDTCGRHFVQDALLRHEPICRKVFNKKRKPFNSLQQRQQGTEIPTVKRKPPPKNQGKKSNWRQQHENFITTIRAAKLATIAMKEGRPLPPPPPPTINPDYIQCPYCMRRFNETAAERHINFCKEQAARRAFAPGQKGAKQGPGKQTTSKKEPTLTSAVGTLLQNRPQEGTSPNQLETGCAVESSTGPAQKKTPIPYGKEPGPGKQVLSCFQGSSTGQKIGQHALRALHGSNVLSF